The Allorhodopirellula heiligendammensis genome includes a window with the following:
- a CDS encoding FkbM family methyltransferase translates to MRFVLARLLMATGLCRCLKIKQREYLLRFHPANLSSQLWIDPGSREDSLRFFVDYLKPGDYVVDVGANIGDTVLTSSRCVGPEGHVIGIEAHPRTFAFFTENLRLNRITNVSAINSAVGAERGVLRFSDDRRDDMNRVGIGSLEVPVDRLDNIASRPQPVALLKIDVEGYEKYVVEGAPKLLERTQCVFFEVSSVHFARFGYKTGELLEQFTTAGFHLFKHVHQNEYAPISTTYETKTFENLLAIRDESNFRDRTSWIKVPISSTTDHDVNQRT, encoded by the coding sequence ATGCGGTTCGTGCTGGCCAGACTGCTGATGGCAACAGGACTGTGCCGTTGCCTAAAAATTAAACAAAGAGAATATTTGCTGCGGTTTCATCCAGCAAACCTTTCGTCTCAACTGTGGATTGACCCAGGCAGCCGAGAAGATTCGCTCAGATTCTTCGTCGACTATCTTAAACCGGGCGACTATGTTGTTGACGTTGGGGCGAACATTGGCGATACGGTGCTGACATCGTCTCGGTGTGTCGGACCCGAAGGTCACGTGATTGGCATCGAAGCTCACCCGCGTACTTTTGCATTCTTTACCGAGAACTTGCGACTGAACAGAATCACGAATGTGTCAGCTATCAATTCAGCTGTGGGCGCAGAACGAGGCGTACTCCGATTCTCAGACGATCGCCGCGATGATATGAATCGCGTTGGAATAGGCAGCCTCGAGGTTCCCGTGGATAGGCTGGACAACATAGCCAGCCGCCCACAACCAGTAGCGCTTCTGAAAATCGACGTTGAGGGCTACGAAAAGTACGTGGTGGAGGGCGCTCCAAAACTGCTTGAAAGAACTCAATGCGTTTTCTTTGAGGTGAGTTCCGTTCATTTCGCACGCTTTGGATACAAAACTGGCGAGTTGCTGGAGCAATTCACAACAGCTGGCTTCCACCTCTTCAAGCACGTTCACCAGAACGAATACGCGCCTATCTCCACCACATACGAAACCAAAACTTTCGAAAATTTGCTGGCGATTCGCGACGAAAGTAACTTCCGAGATCGCACATCCTGGATCAAGGTCCCGATAAGCAGTACAACGGATCACGACGTCAACCAGAGAACCTAA
- a CDS encoding glycosyltransferase: protein MKIVHLSTYEKLGGASLAANRIHRGLIEIGVESHLLCLDGPANADGIIRAGHKKKRSIFKRVFSPNWEFAIRQFAIDDVGIEIFSDIEAQPRNLWRQIPPDTDIVQLNWISRLIDWEDFFQCIPDFPIVWRFADLNPMTGGCHYPDSCKGFMTGCHACPQIGGTKAKRRIASNYHLKQKCIERIPSEQMTIVAQSRWIESLIEQSPIFERFPRVFIPNGVDKRVFRQLDSLFCRNLLRIPDAGPVALIFASHGTARRKGIWQVLDKLDQLHKLPFHLLIVGETTHRIGSRPEVTVTDGLPPSVLPVAYSAADLMLFPSLQDNCPNAVLESQACGTPVLAFDNSGTKELIEDESNGWLVRNQDFDGFVEKAIELVENDRRPSAEAVRKQVRDFHDMLSEYVLAYREAKSRHQ from the coding sequence TTGAAAATTGTACACTTATCGACCTATGAGAAGCTGGGCGGCGCATCCCTTGCTGCAAATCGGATTCACAGAGGTCTGATTGAAATCGGAGTTGAATCGCACCTACTCTGCTTGGATGGACCTGCCAATGCAGACGGCATCATTCGGGCAGGTCACAAGAAGAAACGGTCGATTTTCAAGCGTGTTTTTTCACCGAACTGGGAATTCGCAATCCGTCAATTTGCGATTGACGATGTCGGCATAGAGATTTTTTCTGACATTGAGGCACAGCCTCGTAATCTCTGGCGTCAGATCCCTCCAGATACCGATATCGTCCAACTAAACTGGATCTCCCGTCTTATCGATTGGGAGGATTTCTTTCAATGCATCCCTGACTTTCCGATCGTCTGGCGATTCGCCGATTTGAATCCGATGACGGGTGGCTGTCACTACCCCGATTCGTGCAAAGGTTTTATGACCGGATGCCATGCTTGCCCGCAGATAGGCGGTACGAAAGCTAAGCGGCGAATTGCTTCGAATTATCATTTGAAACAAAAGTGCATTGAACGCATTCCATCGGAACAGATGACTATTGTTGCACAAAGCCGTTGGATCGAATCTCTGATCGAGCAAAGTCCGATTTTCGAACGGTTCCCTCGCGTCTTCATTCCTAACGGGGTCGATAAACGCGTGTTCAGGCAGTTAGACAGCCTTTTTTGCCGCAATTTGCTCCGAATCCCTGACGCCGGTCCAGTCGCTTTGATTTTTGCAAGTCATGGGACAGCGAGAAGGAAAGGGATTTGGCAGGTGCTGGATAAGCTTGACCAGTTGCACAAGCTACCGTTTCACTTGTTGATCGTCGGTGAAACCACTCACAGGATTGGATCACGACCGGAGGTTACGGTGACTGACGGTCTTCCTCCCAGCGTTCTTCCGGTGGCGTACTCCGCAGCCGACCTGATGCTGTTTCCGTCACTACAAGACAATTGTCCCAACGCAGTGCTGGAATCACAGGCTTGCGGCACGCCAGTGTTGGCCTTTGATAACAGTGGCACCAAGGAACTTATTGAAGACGAGAGCAATGGGTGGTTAGTACGTAATCAAGATTTCGATGGTTTCGTGGAAAAGGCAATCGAGCTCGTTGAGAACGACAGGCGGCCGTCAGCCGAGGCGGTTCGAAAACAGGTTCGTGATTTCCATGATATGCTGAGTGAGTACGTGCTGGCATACAGAGAAGCAAAGTCTCGACACCAATGA
- a CDS encoding glycosyltransferase family 2 protein, whose translation MQLTSPQDPTSETEAGTATEEDDTRRVSVIVPTIGRPESLQQLLSSLAFQTQLPTEVLIADGSQSTRIHEVAHDPRWGDLGLTVHHIQVSPPNAVRQRKAAISQATGECLLLLDDDVVLEQDCIAEMMNAMLKSSNTVAVVADFNNQTWAMPTRAWKTYLKLCCGLSEGEWQGRVIGPLLRYGYNPTPAEPMPMEWLGAGMSLVKASAYHASGGFSDFFLRRCTMNEDVDLGLKLTRQGAIIFCPTARLGHFHAPGGRMSARYAAEDDLYNRYLIMRRTQMRSPAGAFGLAMLYFSVETASSFVGCIRRVNSDGFFSRTCGRFCALARILFGSTTT comes from the coding sequence ATGCAGCTAACATCGCCTCAGGATCCTACCTCAGAAACCGAAGCTGGCACTGCAACCGAAGAAGATGATACTCGACGTGTTAGCGTCATCGTGCCTACCATTGGACGACCTGAGTCCTTGCAGCAATTGCTTAGTTCACTTGCGTTCCAAACGCAACTTCCGACCGAAGTCCTCATCGCAGATGGAAGTCAGAGCACGCGGATACACGAAGTCGCCCACGATCCTCGCTGGGGAGACTTGGGCCTAACTGTTCACCACATTCAAGTCAGCCCACCCAACGCAGTTCGCCAAAGAAAGGCAGCTATCTCTCAAGCGACAGGAGAGTGTCTACTGCTACTTGATGATGATGTGGTGCTCGAACAAGACTGCATCGCTGAGATGATGAATGCCATGCTTAAGTCATCCAACACGGTAGCAGTCGTGGCCGATTTCAATAACCAGACGTGGGCAATGCCAACTCGCGCGTGGAAGACATACTTAAAGCTGTGCTGTGGCTTAAGCGAAGGAGAATGGCAGGGGCGTGTTATCGGCCCCTTGCTCCGATACGGTTATAACCCTACTCCCGCTGAACCGATGCCGATGGAGTGGCTTGGCGCTGGAATGAGCCTTGTCAAAGCGTCCGCATATCACGCCTCCGGTGGATTTTCCGATTTTTTTCTTCGCCGATGCACCATGAATGAAGATGTCGACCTTGGCCTTAAGCTCACCCGCCAGGGCGCAATCATATTCTGCCCAACCGCTCGGCTAGGGCACTTCCACGCACCAGGTGGACGGATGTCGGCACGGTATGCTGCAGAGGATGATCTCTACAACCGCTACCTGATCATGCGGCGCACCCAGATGCGATCTCCCGCGGGCGCTTTCGGTTTGGCCATGTTGTATTTCTCTGTCGAGACTGCCAGCAGTTTCGTAGGATGTATTCGACGAGTTAATTCAGACGGATTCTTCTCTCGAACGTGTGGACGGTTCTGTGCGCTCGCCAGAATCCTGTTCGGCTCGACAACAACTTAG
- a CDS encoding sulfotransferase family 2 domain-containing protein, which yields MNQPVCFVHIPKTAGTTFNFILSREYASGVRIEVPSNELSLVPSFLARTPKEQISKASLIRGHFGYGVHQLVEGGVRYLTFLRDPANRLKSYIYHMRHEAEVHHDKGGWWYESARKRTPLKDYASEFQDKCIDNDQVRRVAGIDFDFGKCNQAILDIAKSNLDNKFTAFGLLERFDESLIAMSHVLRWSKTPRYYVVKRRNRRLATEPLSSQDIECIDRLTIYDQLLYDHAKLLFEESTSTINHLAAKTFALKTQNTLTAPGLKIAHQTWRHFRSS from the coding sequence ATGAATCAGCCTGTTTGCTTTGTCCATATCCCCAAAACAGCGGGCACGACGTTCAACTTTATATTGTCTCGAGAGTATGCGAGTGGCGTTCGGATTGAAGTTCCTTCGAACGAACTGTCGCTTGTGCCCTCGTTTTTAGCCCGGACTCCAAAAGAGCAGATCTCGAAAGCAAGTCTAATTCGCGGACATTTCGGCTATGGCGTCCATCAACTAGTCGAAGGAGGCGTAAGATATCTAACGTTTCTACGAGACCCTGCAAACAGATTAAAGTCCTACATCTACCACATGCGTCACGAGGCCGAAGTGCATCACGACAAGGGTGGCTGGTGGTATGAATCTGCAAGAAAGAGAACTCCTCTGAAGGACTACGCGAGCGAATTTCAAGACAAGTGCATTGACAATGATCAGGTTCGTCGCGTGGCCGGCATTGACTTTGATTTCGGCAAGTGTAATCAGGCAATCCTCGATATCGCAAAATCCAATCTCGACAACAAGTTCACTGCTTTCGGCCTTCTCGAGAGATTTGACGAAAGCCTCATTGCCATGTCCCATGTTTTGCGATGGTCCAAGACACCAAGATACTACGTTGTGAAACGACGCAATCGACGGTTGGCGACTGAGCCACTCTCCAGTCAGGATATTGAGTGCATTGACCGGCTAACGATATATGACCAATTGCTCTACGATCATGCAAAGCTTCTTTTCGAAGAGTCCACGTCAACAATAAACCACCTGGCAGCAAAGACATTTGCACTCAAAACGCAAAACACACTGACCGCGCCTGGTTTGAAGATTGCGCACCAAACGTGGCGGCACTTTCGTTCGTCATGA
- a CDS encoding glycosyltransferase family 4 protein, whose product MRRSNDPSSNVHFDFFLSEMSVSDAHGGGITLQRLLGDKLRNIDRFFHLSQFGNDYPPAQAVQDRTVDLCSWFEQAWLKRIVGCTAAMKLSQDRRMTTVHAKSAANRIDSMLASGRPARAIVCPQGQRSVETLEHLKIQRPVEYVSWVMDDHVVRHTNGRWEYPLHFRPLFEKHLNEARAVFVISSSMAEFYEREFGIKNSIVLIPPAEQLAPPMTTSIPGTTRLAYFGNLSSWAADALLAIAPFLIANKISLAVYSAGSQPTKTSAWEPIEFMGRTPQDELLETMRSYDGLVLPMSFQNRDKHMVDLNIATRLSQYLASGNLVLAVGPDSAAMIRYLREQQAAIVVTDVNATSMREAFHSVKNSHLRSRIVLRANDIVKNQLSLDTARRIWSETIDGSFGSRTDRKEARHTL is encoded by the coding sequence ATGCGTCGATCGAATGATCCGAGCAGTAACGTCCATTTTGATTTCTTCTTGTCTGAAATGTCGGTGTCTGACGCACACGGTGGTGGTATCACGTTACAGCGATTGCTGGGAGATAAACTCCGCAACATTGATCGATTTTTTCATTTGTCGCAATTCGGCAACGACTATCCACCTGCCCAAGCAGTTCAGGACCGAACTGTGGACCTTTGTTCATGGTTCGAACAGGCCTGGCTGAAGCGCATTGTAGGTTGCACCGCAGCAATGAAACTTTCTCAAGACCGGCGGATGACAACGGTTCACGCCAAGAGTGCAGCGAATAGGATCGACTCGATGCTGGCTTCGGGGCGACCGGCTCGAGCCATCGTCTGTCCGCAGGGACAGCGCAGCGTTGAGACCTTGGAGCATTTAAAGATCCAGCGTCCCGTCGAATACGTAAGCTGGGTAATGGACGACCATGTGGTCCGCCATACCAACGGCAGATGGGAGTATCCCTTGCACTTTCGTCCACTTTTCGAGAAGCACCTAAACGAAGCACGTGCAGTATTTGTAATCAGCTCCTCGATGGCAGAGTTCTACGAACGAGAATTCGGAATCAAGAATTCAATCGTGTTGATTCCGCCCGCTGAGCAACTTGCTCCACCGATGACGACGAGTATTCCTGGAACGACTCGCCTTGCGTATTTCGGAAATCTCTCATCGTGGGCGGCAGACGCACTGCTCGCGATCGCACCGTTCCTAATAGCGAATAAAATCAGCCTTGCCGTTTACAGCGCGGGTAGTCAACCAACGAAAACTTCGGCGTGGGAACCGATCGAGTTCATGGGACGAACTCCTCAAGACGAGCTATTGGAAACAATGCGGTCCTATGACGGGTTGGTACTGCCCATGAGTTTCCAGAATAGGGACAAGCACATGGTTGATTTGAATATTGCGACAAGATTAAGTCAGTACCTGGCATCGGGGAATCTTGTGCTAGCTGTCGGACCTGATTCAGCTGCGATGATTCGATACTTGCGGGAGCAGCAAGCAGCGATTGTCGTGACAGATGTCAATGCCACATCGATGCGAGAAGCATTTCACTCTGTAAAGAACTCACACCTGCGTAGTCGGATCGTATTGAGAGCCAACGACATCGTTAAGAACCAACTGAGCTTGGACACAGCTCGCAGGATCTGGTCGGAGACGATCGACGGCTCGTTCGGCTCACGGACAGATAGGAAGGAAGCACGGCATACGCTGTGA
- a CDS encoding class I SAM-dependent methyltransferase has translation MSVTTLKCLNLGCGNHFHSDWQNVDFCPADPSIQVHDLRYDLPFPDTTFDVVYHSHVMEHFTPSEGRRFIGECFRVLRTSGTLRVVVPDLELLATRYLQTLSAADIGNDASLIEHQWSIIQLVDQCTRETSGGEMVKFLRDVPIENLKTFSATSSTAMEHLRCRQASANKRSASSTPTITARLRRIASLVRRLPKAMPRKHNSEVGNFRMSGEPHKWMYDRISLKAVLKDVGFSEIRVVHHLESAIARWEEFQLDTNSDGSIYKPDSLIVECTKPATT, from the coding sequence ATGAGTGTGACTACCTTGAAATGCCTGAATCTAGGATGTGGCAATCACTTTCATTCCGATTGGCAGAATGTCGATTTCTGCCCTGCAGACCCGTCGATACAGGTCCATGACCTTCGCTATGACTTGCCTTTTCCAGACACGACATTCGATGTTGTCTACCACTCACATGTCATGGAACACTTCACTCCCTCGGAGGGACGTCGGTTCATTGGAGAGTGTTTCCGAGTCCTTCGAACATCTGGTACCTTACGAGTCGTTGTCCCCGATCTGGAACTACTGGCTACTCGATATCTCCAAACATTGAGTGCCGCCGACATCGGGAACGATGCATCCTTGATTGAACATCAGTGGTCCATTATTCAGCTAGTTGATCAGTGCACGAGGGAAACGAGTGGTGGGGAGATGGTCAAGTTCTTAAGGGATGTCCCCATCGAGAACCTGAAGACCTTTTCAGCGACAAGTAGCACTGCGATGGAACACCTTCGCTGCCGTCAGGCGAGTGCAAATAAAAGATCAGCGTCGAGCACGCCGACAATCACAGCTCGATTGCGCCGAATAGCGTCGTTGGTCCGCCGCCTGCCAAAAGCCATGCCACGTAAACATAACAGCGAGGTTGGAAACTTCCGCATGTCCGGAGAACCGCACAAGTGGATGTATGACCGAATATCGCTAAAGGCTGTACTAAAAGATGTCGGCTTTTCTGAAATACGTGTCGTTCACCATCTGGAAAGTGCGATCGCGCGCTGGGAAGAATTTCAGTTAGATACCAATTCTGACGGCAGTATATACAAGCCTGATTCGCTAATTGTCGAGTGCACCAAACCAGCGACCACGTGA
- a CDS encoding glycosyltransferase family 2 protein codes for MHVAPVSAIVAAHKRKAMVLKTMRCISECSPPPDEIMVHVDGGEEDTAEAVRTEFPHAKVIVSSGNLGPGGARNKMVETAANEYVASFDDDSYPVERDYFARVIVLMETFPDVSILNAAVHHRGEHAKPDEQHASLVSDFSGGACIYRRSAFLTTSGYVPLAMAYGMEEVDLALRMHADGHRIMHTPWLRVFHDTDLGRHADPGVTAASVANIALLTFLRYPVVCWPIGVGQLLKRVKWLLHNGRRRGIVKGLLNVPSHLYGHRVYRSALRATSVHSYLKLRRTPVRMSWEPTTDPSISHRRAD; via the coding sequence ATGCATGTAGCGCCTGTATCTGCGATTGTGGCCGCCCACAAAAGGAAAGCGATGGTTCTTAAAACCATGCGATGCATCAGTGAGTGCAGTCCTCCACCAGACGAGATTATGGTGCATGTCGACGGCGGTGAGGAAGACACAGCGGAGGCAGTCAGGACTGAGTTCCCTCACGCCAAGGTAATCGTCAGCTCCGGCAATCTAGGCCCCGGGGGAGCACGCAACAAGATGGTCGAAACGGCAGCAAACGAGTACGTGGCAAGCTTCGATGACGACTCTTATCCTGTCGAGCGAGATTATTTTGCCAGAGTGATTGTACTCATGGAAACATTCCCAGATGTTTCCATTTTGAATGCCGCGGTGCATCATCGCGGGGAACACGCCAAACCTGACGAACAGCACGCTAGCTTGGTCTCTGACTTTTCGGGAGGAGCCTGTATCTACCGCCGATCCGCGTTTTTAACCACATCGGGCTATGTCCCGTTGGCGATGGCCTATGGCATGGAAGAAGTAGATTTGGCGCTGCGGATGCATGCGGATGGACATCGAATTATGCATACGCCTTGGCTGCGCGTGTTTCACGATACAGACCTAGGACGGCATGCAGATCCTGGAGTTACTGCCGCGAGCGTCGCGAACATTGCGCTACTAACGTTTCTACGCTACCCTGTTGTTTGCTGGCCGATCGGAGTCGGCCAGCTTCTCAAACGAGTTAAATGGCTGCTTCACAATGGACGACGCCGGGGAATTGTCAAAGGCCTACTCAACGTTCCATCACACTTGTATGGACACCGCGTTTATCGTTCGGCGCTACGTGCGACGAGCGTTCACTCATACCTCAAGTTGCGACGTACGCCCGTCAGAATGTCATGGGAGCCGACTACCGATCCCTCGATCTCTCACCGCCGTGCGGACTGA
- a CDS encoding class I SAM-dependent methyltransferase, with amino-acid sequence MKSHKSPLGDEDVRCLQEIDTQEIIRRWRDDYNIDISNEPIASEPHIHLMRGQTSMLRFFAPADIAGSDDFYSSFHAYKLEHWGDEYYNQPRWEHHELLSRLSGHPRILEVGCGSGAFLNACRRRNLDAMGVELNKASVTHAKQSGLDVFHGTISEFASACAPESFDVVCAFQVLEHISDPLAFLTDAISKLKLGGILVIAVPNSDSFLGQQDNLLDIPPHHMLQWSEASIRFLTTLLPVNVSRIRREPLSLLHRSGFEAVQNSKIDRQFPQTPRRIRSVAKRCVKLATRTPFRRLLTGQCIYVEFQKHAELAGD; translated from the coding sequence ATGAAATCCCATAAAAGCCCTCTTGGAGACGAAGATGTCCGTTGTCTTCAGGAAATTGATACCCAAGAGATCATCCGGAGGTGGCGAGATGACTACAATATCGACATCTCGAACGAACCAATCGCAAGTGAACCTCACATTCATTTGATGCGCGGCCAAACCTCAATGCTGCGATTTTTTGCACCAGCGGATATAGCGGGCAGCGACGACTTCTACTCAAGCTTTCACGCCTATAAGCTCGAACACTGGGGCGACGAATACTATAACCAGCCGCGTTGGGAGCACCACGAACTGCTATCACGCCTCTCGGGACACCCTAGAATCCTTGAGGTAGGGTGCGGCTCAGGAGCATTCCTCAATGCTTGCCGCCGACGCAATCTTGACGCGATGGGCGTGGAGCTGAACAAGGCCTCGGTCACCCATGCAAAGCAGAGTGGCCTGGATGTGTTTCATGGGACTATCTCTGAATTTGCCTCAGCGTGCGCTCCTGAGTCATTCGACGTTGTTTGCGCGTTCCAGGTCCTTGAGCACATCTCAGACCCACTTGCCTTCTTAACCGATGCGATCAGCAAGCTCAAGCTTGGGGGAATTCTCGTCATTGCAGTTCCCAACAGTGACAGCTTTCTTGGCCAGCAAGACAATCTTTTGGATATCCCTCCCCACCACATGCTTCAGTGGTCAGAAGCATCGATCCGATTTCTGACCACGCTCCTTCCCGTCAACGTCTCTCGCATTCGCCGCGAACCACTCTCCTTGTTACACCGATCAGGTTTTGAGGCTGTGCAGAACAGTAAAATTGACCGACAATTCCCCCAGACCCCACGTAGGATCCGCAGTGTAGCAAAGCGTTGTGTCAAGTTAGCAACGCGCACGCCCTTCCGACGACTACTTACAGGTCAGTGTATCTATGTAGAATTTCAAAAACACGCTGAATTGGCCGGTGATTGA
- a CDS encoding ABC transporter ATP-binding protein, whose amino-acid sequence MAIAIRIENVSKQYRLGEVGTGTLSHDLHRAWAKIRGKPDPFAKVGQINDRTQKLSVGIAQSANSPNCLLKSENAVDADYTWALKDVSFDVQQGEVLGIIGRNGAGKSTLLKLLSRVTAPTTGSIKAKGRISSLLEVGTGFHPELTGRENIYLNGAILGMHRHEISNQLDAIVDFSGCAKYIDTPVKRYSSGMMVRLGFAVAAHLECETLVVDEVLAVGDAEFQKKCIGKMKQVASQLGRTVMFVSHNMGSVMSLCTRACVLINGGAEPPTATEVAIRQYLNLNEHSSGSETSAHFLLTPSSPFQFHSIAMCNSDGQQITKCSINDSVRIDLTYECRQLIPGLEIAVALFNSYGTRLFTTERSQHFTQQISLGMCSESVVIPADTFVAGEYSVTVAAFLPNSQIFQSLKDVVRFSAFDDGFHFSRYAGADIGVVQVACGWSTKPPE is encoded by the coding sequence ATGGCCATCGCCATCCGCATTGAAAACGTCTCGAAGCAATACCGCCTTGGTGAAGTCGGTACGGGTACGCTTTCTCATGACCTCCACCGAGCGTGGGCCAAAATTCGTGGAAAGCCCGACCCATTTGCCAAAGTGGGTCAAATCAACGACCGGACGCAGAAGCTTTCAGTCGGCATCGCTCAGTCGGCAAACTCACCCAACTGCCTACTGAAATCCGAAAACGCAGTAGACGCCGATTACACCTGGGCGTTGAAAGACGTCTCATTCGATGTTCAGCAAGGCGAGGTTCTCGGGATTATCGGTCGCAACGGAGCTGGAAAAAGCACACTGCTGAAGCTACTCTCACGAGTCACCGCTCCCACAACCGGCAGTATCAAGGCCAAAGGCCGCATCTCCAGCTTGCTAGAAGTCGGCACCGGGTTTCATCCCGAACTGACAGGTCGCGAAAACATCTATCTCAATGGTGCGATCCTTGGCATGCATCGACACGAGATTTCCAATCAACTTGACGCGATCGTCGACTTCAGCGGCTGCGCCAAATACATCGACACACCGGTGAAACGATACAGCAGTGGAATGATGGTGCGACTGGGCTTTGCCGTGGCTGCACACCTAGAATGCGAGACTTTGGTGGTGGATGAAGTACTTGCGGTTGGAGATGCCGAATTCCAAAAGAAGTGCATCGGCAAGATGAAACAAGTCGCCAGCCAACTGGGACGAACTGTGATGTTCGTCAGCCACAATATGGGATCGGTAATGAGTCTGTGCACTCGTGCCTGTGTTTTGATCAATGGAGGAGCCGAGCCTCCCACGGCAACGGAGGTTGCAATTAGACAATATCTGAACCTCAATGAGCACTCGTCAGGTTCAGAAACGAGTGCCCACTTTTTGCTCACCCCGTCCAGTCCTTTTCAATTCCACTCAATAGCCATGTGCAATAGCGATGGCCAGCAGATAACGAAGTGTAGCATAAACGATTCCGTCCGGATCGATCTTACATATGAATGTCGACAGTTGATTCCTGGTCTCGAAATTGCTGTCGCACTGTTCAATAGCTACGGTACGCGTCTGTTTACGACTGAGAGATCACAACACTTCACGCAACAGATATCTCTCGGAATGTGTAGCGAGTCCGTAGTAATTCCAGCGGACACCTTCGTTGCCGGTGAATACTCAGTAACCGTTGCGGCATTTCTTCCAAATAGTCAAATATTTCAGAGTTTAAAGGATGTCGTTCGATTCTCTGCATTTGACGACGGTTTTCATTTCAGCAGGTACGCGGGAGCGGACATTGGAGTCGTTCAGGTAGCATGTGGATGGTCAACAAAACCACCAGAATGA
- a CDS encoding glycosyltransferase, with protein MTDTLPKLLYIGDVPVENSYHGSALLYRLLEDYPAGRLMIYECGQHSDPSRRLVAAEYRHKAYPLTRLRNSRFSRMHASFLVRYISYQAAKTTQAISRFQPDAILTVGHGYSWMLADQVAKRLNIPLHFIVHDDVPELIHLHASVKRLYQHRFRNAYRDAKSRLCVSPYMVDAYKQRYGAEGAVLYPGRSKQVSEIPYRTPSNTKNSKLRFAYAGTLNSSGAVQCLNELDSALTCHGVDSEIQLYGPFTEGQARTSGFSSDRAVFGGLIPAQEIVNRLQESADVLFLPLSFSGNDRANMKVHFPSKMTDYTATGLPILVYGPIDASGIMWTRDRIGSTLTATHRSELPAALTALECVEQRTLLGRRAFEIGRQEFDHAVSFRVLRSSLG; from the coding sequence GTGACTGATACGCTTCCCAAGCTGTTGTATATCGGCGATGTTCCAGTAGAGAATTCCTACCATGGATCCGCGCTGCTATACAGACTGCTGGAGGACTACCCTGCAGGGCGATTGATGATTTACGAGTGTGGTCAGCATTCGGATCCGTCGCGACGCCTTGTCGCTGCGGAATATCGGCACAAAGCGTATCCATTGACGAGATTGCGAAACAGCCGGTTCAGTCGAATGCATGCCTCCTTCCTTGTTCGCTATATATCCTACCAGGCGGCCAAAACCACTCAAGCCATATCGCGATTTCAGCCCGACGCGATTCTAACGGTGGGGCACGGATATTCGTGGATGCTGGCTGATCAAGTCGCAAAGCGACTGAACATCCCACTCCATTTCATTGTCCACGATGACGTACCCGAGTTGATCCATTTACACGCCTCGGTAAAGCGATTGTATCAGCATCGATTTCGCAACGCATACCGAGATGCTAAATCCCGATTGTGCGTTTCCCCATACATGGTAGACGCCTACAAACAACGTTACGGCGCTGAGGGTGCGGTATTGTATCCCGGTCGCTCAAAGCAAGTCTCCGAGATTCCCTATCGAACGCCTTCAAATACCAAAAATAGTAAGCTTCGATTCGCGTATGCCGGGACGTTAAATTCAAGTGGTGCCGTCCAATGCTTAAATGAATTAGACAGTGCACTAACCTGCCACGGAGTTGATTCGGAAATCCAGCTGTACGGCCCATTTACAGAAGGCCAAGCACGAACCAGCGGATTCAGCTCCGATCGTGCTGTGTTTGGTGGACTGATACCAGCGCAAGAAATTGTGAATAGGCTTCAAGAGAGTGCGGATGTTTTATTCCTACCGCTCTCATTCTCTGGAAATGATCGCGCAAACATGAAAGTGCACTTCCCCAGCAAGATGACCGACTACACTGCGACGGGCTTACCAATTTTGGTGTACGGTCCGATAGATGCCTCGGGGATTATGTGGACACGCGATCGGATCGGCAGCACGCTGACGGCCACCCACCGCTCAGAACTTCCCGCAGCGCTGACCGCGCTGGAGTGTGTCGAGCAGCGCACCTTGCTCGGAAGGCGGGCATTTGAGATAGGACGCCAGGAGTTTGATCACGCGGTCTCATTTCGCGTGCTTCGGAGTTCCCTCGGGTGA